One Gloeobacter morelensis MG652769 DNA window includes the following coding sequences:
- a CDS encoding IS982 family transposase → MPSLEALFCHVDDFCQRFEPLWQQQLLDDGLRHRRRPRRLCLSEILTILIAFHQSAYRHFKAFYTEMVCAYWRSAFPGLVSYARFVEWMPSTLMPLSAYLRHCFGPCTGISFIDSTPLAVCHVRRVHAHKVFVGLAAWGKSSVGWFYGFKLHLVVNERGELLAMSVTAGNTDDRKPVPELLKDLHGKVFGDRGYISSKLGRQLREELGMALITKLRRKMTNRLMVMTDKLLLRKRGIIEAINDQLKNISQIEHTRHRSEVNFLVNLVCGLIAYCHKPNKPSVASDADQLNA, encoded by the coding sequence ATGCCCAGTCTAGAAGCGCTCTTTTGCCATGTCGATGACTTCTGCCAACGCTTCGAACCGCTCTGGCAGCAACAATTGCTCGACGATGGCCTGCGACACAGGCGACGGCCACGCCGACTCTGCCTCAGCGAAATCCTGACGATTCTGATTGCTTTTCACCAATCCGCCTACCGCCACTTCAAGGCCTTCTACACCGAAATGGTCTGCGCTTACTGGCGAAGCGCTTTTCCTGGACTGGTCAGCTACGCGCGCTTCGTCGAGTGGATGCCCTCTACCCTTATGCCGCTCAGTGCCTACCTGCGCCACTGTTTTGGCCCCTGCACCGGCATCAGTTTTATCGATTCGACTCCACTTGCCGTCTGCCATGTGCGCCGCGTCCACGCCCACAAAGTCTTTGTCGGTCTGGCCGCCTGGGGCAAAAGCTCGGTGGGCTGGTTTTACGGCTTCAAGCTGCACTTGGTGGTCAATGAGCGCGGCGAATTGCTGGCGATGAGCGTGACGGCTGGGAACACTGACGATCGCAAGCCTGTGCCTGAACTGCTCAAAGACTTGCACGGCAAAGTGTTTGGCGACCGCGGCTACATCAGCAGCAAGCTTGGCAGGCAATTGCGCGAGGAGCTGGGCATGGCGCTGATCACCAAGTTGCGGCGCAAGATGACCAATCGGCTGATGGTGATGACGGACAAACTGCTGTTGCGCAAGCGCGGGATCATCGAAGCAATCAATGACCAGTTGAAGAACATTTCGCAGATAGAGCACACCCGCCATCGCAGCGAAGTGAATTTTTTGGTGAACCTGGTGTGTGGGTTGATTGCCTACTGCCACAAACCGAACAAGCCGTCGGTGGCGTCTGATGCCGACCAGCTCAATGCTTAA
- a CDS encoding polymorphic toxin-type HINT domain-containing protein produces the protein MVKVAGVNLTAAASFKVHTSSAPPSAHLDLVGVLGAAVTPTTVNLTVNAAPKVVLSVSPTTATLAQGASVPLTVTLTRTNFTGAVDLNFKGLPSGATASFNPDNTTASTSTLTVSANPTAAPGSYTLTISGSASGATVTGTSAAVSITATGAPPAAQADLKLATEQIDLTAGVPGWLGFVPVIGSALQAIGDFQAGRTGWGIFNALLAISDLFPAKALTSLAVKGAARAGLRGVGRAVVAGCACFAAGTLVATEVGAKPIEQVEPGENVLARNEHTGEQSLRRVKSTFQFDDRPVYRLELQEEAGGEQDRDALTVTGEHPFFLKDKGWTAADKLQAGDQVQAADGKWLRVAGLAAQEQTRRTYNLEVEGDHTFFVGDTQAWVHNECLPTGLASEYLDVTKRSSDVRNVKTDISLDEFRENLLDSGFAELPTIKASKGDILPFAKGDTVYYLRGFSKSGPPTTELLVNGQRVLKLRLK, from the coding sequence GTGGTCAAGGTCGCTGGAGTCAACCTGACGGCCGCTGCCAGTTTCAAAGTCCACACTTCGAGCGCTCCTCCTTCGGCACACCTGGATTTGGTTGGAGTGTTGGGAGCTGCGGTGACCCCGACCACCGTCAATCTGACGGTCAACGCCGCTCCGAAGGTGGTGTTGTCAGTCTCCCCGACCACCGCCACCCTTGCCCAGGGTGCCTCGGTACCTTTGACCGTCACGCTGACGCGCACCAACTTTACCGGTGCGGTGGACCTGAACTTCAAAGGTTTGCCTTCCGGGGCAACCGCCAGTTTCAATCCCGACAACACCACCGCTAGCACTTCGACGCTGACGGTCAGTGCCAATCCGACGGCTGCACCCGGAAGCTACACACTGACCATTAGCGGCAGTGCTTCAGGAGCCACGGTGACGGGCACCTCTGCCGCGGTCTCGATCACCGCCACCGGGGCACCACCTGCGGCTCAGGCGGATCTCAAGCTGGCCACTGAACAGATTGACTTGACGGCGGGAGTGCCTGGTTGGTTGGGCTTCGTGCCAGTGATTGGTTCGGCTTTGCAGGCGATTGGGGATTTTCAGGCCGGTCGCACCGGTTGGGGAATCTTCAACGCTTTGTTGGCGATTTCTGACTTGTTCCCGGCCAAGGCGCTGACGTCTTTGGCGGTGAAGGGGGCGGCACGGGCAGGATTGCGCGGAGTAGGTCGGGCGGTGGTGGCTGGGTGCGCCTGTTTTGCAGCGGGCACGTTGGTGGCCACCGAAGTCGGAGCCAAACCTATCGAGCAAGTCGAGCCGGGCGAGAACGTCCTGGCCAGGAACGAGCACACCGGCGAGCAGTCTTTGCGAAGAGTGAAGAGCACCTTCCAGTTTGACGATAGGCCCGTCTACCGGCTGGAGTTGCAGGAGGAGGCGGGTGGAGAACAAGACCGCGATGCGCTAACGGTGACCGGCGAGCACCCGTTCTTCCTCAAAGACAAGGGCTGGACAGCCGCAGACAAGCTGCAAGCCGGGGATCAAGTGCAGGCGGCTGACGGCAAGTGGCTGCGGGTGGCCGGACTGGCAGCACAAGAGCAAACGCGGAGGACTTACAATCTGGAGGTCGAGGGGGACCACACCTTCTTCGTCGGCGACACTCAAGCCTGGGTGCACAACGAGTGTCTGCCGACCGGCTTGGCTTCTGAATACTTAGATGTAACGAAGCGTAGCAGCGATGTAAGAAACGTCAAAACGGATATATCCCTTGATGAATTTAGGGAGAACCTGTTGGATAGTGGATTCGCCGAACTGCCGACGATCAAGGCATCGAAAGGAGATATATTACCCTTCGCAAAAGGGGATACTGTGTACTATCTCCGCGGTTTTTCGAAATCTGGTCCCCCAACTACCGAACTCCTAGTCAACGGTCAGCGGGTACTAAAGTTGCGGCTTAAATAG
- a CDS encoding polymorphic toxin-type HINT domain-containing protein, producing MATEAGAKPIELVEPGEKVLARNEQTGEQSLRRVQSTFQFDERPVYRLELREEDRDGERDVLTVTGEHPFFLQGQGWTAAEKLQVGDRVQAADGHWLRVAGLQAQKHRQRTYNLEVEGDHTFFVGDTHAWVHNARCFTSPEPLVAKVANEIEARYPGLVQGVNITRGGVEIDIETVNAIIEVKEGGKKLTKQVIKRITDTKINPLGKPVFAYSPKLGKFAIRDINELGGLATRNLQDILDLLAP from the coding sequence GTGGCCACCGAAGCCGGAGCCAAACCCATCGAGCTTGTTGAGCCGGGTGAGAAAGTCCTCGCCAGAAACGAGCAGACTGGCGAGCAGTCTCTGCGCAGGGTCCAGAGTACTTTCCAGTTCGACGAGCGGCCCGTCTACCGGTTGGAGTTGCGGGAGGAGGACAGGGACGGTGAGCGTGATGTGCTGACGGTGACCGGCGAGCATCCGTTCTTCCTCCAAGGTCAAGGCTGGACGGCAGCGGAGAAGCTGCAGGTCGGGGATCGGGTGCAGGCAGCCGATGGCCACTGGCTGCGGGTGGCGGGTCTGCAGGCACAGAAGCACAGGCAGAGGACATACAATTTGGAGGTCGAGGGGGACCATACCTTCTTCGTCGGCGATACTCATGCCTGGGTGCACAATGCCAGGTGCTTTACCTCGCCTGAGCCTCTCGTTGCTAAAGTTGCCAATGAAATAGAGGCCCGCTATCCAGGTCTCGTACAAGGAGTAAACATTACTCGTGGCGGTGTAGAGATAGACATTGAGACAGTCAACGCTATCATTGAAGTCAAGGAGGGAGGAAAAAAGCTGACTAAGCAAGTCATTAAGCGTATCACTGATACGAAGATTAATCCTCTTGGCAAACCTGTTTTTGCCTACTCACCAAAACTGGGCAAGTTTGCGATAAGAGATATCAATGAATTAGGAGGGCTGGCAACTCGAAACCTGCAGGATATCTTGGACCTGCTTGCACCTTGA